The Opitutales bacterium ASA1 genome window below encodes:
- a CDS encoding response regulator transcription factor: MTVAEHEGWAVCGEAATGEEAVAIAKSARPDVMILDFTMPGLNGLEAAKRIREEAPETELLMLTMHETESLVREAIAVGVRGFILKSDAGRLLEEAIESLLQKRPYFTGKVSQLILQRYVNPTESVEIDDSAVKRLSPREQEVVRLVAEGLSTKETAARLGISPKTAETHRTNIMRKLNLHSVTELVRFAIRHKIVSV; encoded by the coding sequence ATGACCGTCGCCGAGCACGAGGGTTGGGCGGTCTGCGGCGAAGCTGCGACGGGTGAGGAAGCCGTCGCCATCGCGAAGAGCGCCCGGCCCGACGTCATGATTCTCGACTTCACTATGCCGGGCCTCAACGGCCTCGAAGCCGCCAAGCGCATCCGCGAGGAAGCGCCGGAGACCGAGTTACTGATGCTCACGATGCATGAGACCGAGAGTCTCGTCCGCGAGGCCATTGCAGTCGGCGTTCGAGGGTTCATCCTGAAATCCGACGCCGGTCGACTGCTCGAAGAAGCCATCGAGTCGCTCTTGCAGAAACGACCCTATTTCACCGGAAAAGTCTCTCAGCTCATCCTGCAACGTTACGTCAACCCGACCGAATCCGTGGAAATCGACGACTCGGCCGTGAAGCGCCTCAGTCCTCGCGAACAGGAAGTCGTGCGACTCGTCGCCGAGGGTTTGAGCACCAAAGAGACCGCCGCCCGCCTCGGCATCAGCCCCAAGACCGCCGAGACCCATCGCACGAACATCATGCGCAAGCTCAACCTGCACTCGGTCACCGAGCTGGTTCGCTTCGCCATCCGGCACAAGATCGTGTCGGTCTGA
- a CDS encoding thioredoxin family protein yields MSSPSLAIPSTSAAVATSEDWLAARVELLREEKELDRRRDALSARRRALPRRRLDHDYRFVSDRGTVRLAELFAGKSQLIVYHFMFAPGWGEGCCACSYVADHFDGTLPHLAAREVAFAAVSRAPIEEILPYKRRMGWRFEWISSHGTTFNFDFHVSFSEEALVRGEVDYNYGRRAVPQEEMPGLSVFTRDPDGSVLHAYSTYGRGLDRIINTYNLLDLVPAGRNENPDTTMDWVRRHDDYAGTVAAS; encoded by the coding sequence ATGTCCTCGCCGTCCCTCGCCATCCCGTCCACCTCGGCCGCCGTCGCCACCTCGGAAGACTGGCTCGCCGCACGCGTCGAACTCCTTCGCGAAGAGAAGGAGCTCGATCGCCGTCGCGACGCGCTCTCCGCCCGTCGCCGGGCCCTCCCGCGTCGTCGACTCGACCACGACTACCGCTTCGTCTCCGATCGCGGAACCGTCCGGCTCGCTGAACTCTTCGCCGGCAAGAGCCAGTTGATCGTGTATCACTTCATGTTCGCCCCCGGGTGGGGCGAAGGATGCTGCGCGTGCTCCTACGTCGCCGACCACTTCGACGGCACGCTTCCCCATCTGGCCGCGCGCGAAGTCGCCTTCGCCGCGGTCTCGCGAGCGCCGATCGAAGAGATCCTGCCCTACAAACGACGCATGGGCTGGCGCTTCGAGTGGATCTCCTCCCACGGCACGACGTTCAACTTCGACTTCCACGTCTCGTTTTCCGAAGAGGCCCTCGTCCGCGGCGAGGTCGACTACAACTACGGCCGACGGGCCGTGCCGCAGGAGGAGATGCCCGGTCTCAGCGTCTTCACGCGAGATCCGGACGGCTCCGTGCTCCACGCCTACTCCACCTACGGTCGTGGACTCGACCGGATCATCAACACGTACAACCTGCTCGATCTCGTACCGGCCGGGCGTAACGAGAATCCGGATACAACCATGGACTGGGTGCGCCGGCACGACGATTATGCGGGAACCGTCGCCGCGTCCTGA
- a CDS encoding carbon-nitrogen family hydrolase, translating into MRTIVLQYDIAWEDREANIATVSRLAETAKPEPGDLLVLPEMGLTGFSMSPARVADSEARETESALSALAVRHRTYVIGGYVSRAPDGRGRNQALLALPDGAIAAVYTKIHPFSHTGEHRRYEAGREIVTVSCGDFVVAPFICYDLRFPEIFRTAARRGATLLVVVASWPEARHAHWRALLQARAIENQCWVVGSNRCGRDPKFTYRGGSIVVDPFGTIVAEADAGETALAAALDAEAVHGLRRSFPVLEDLEPHRTLA; encoded by the coding sequence ATGCGTACGATCGTTCTCCAGTACGACATCGCTTGGGAAGACCGTGAGGCCAACATCGCCACGGTAAGCCGCCTTGCTGAGACGGCGAAGCCCGAGCCCGGCGATCTGCTCGTGTTGCCCGAGATGGGGCTCACCGGATTCAGCATGTCGCCCGCACGCGTGGCCGATTCGGAGGCCCGCGAGACCGAATCCGCACTGTCCGCGCTCGCAGTTCGGCACCGGACGTATGTGATCGGTGGATACGTATCCCGCGCCCCCGACGGACGTGGTCGCAACCAAGCGCTCCTCGCCCTCCCGGACGGTGCGATCGCTGCCGTCTATACGAAGATTCACCCGTTCAGCCACACCGGCGAACACCGCCGATACGAAGCCGGCCGCGAGATCGTCACCGTATCGTGCGGCGATTTCGTGGTTGCGCCCTTCATCTGCTACGACCTGCGCTTTCCGGAGATCTTCCGTACCGCCGCGCGGCGCGGCGCGACACTGCTCGTCGTCGTCGCGAGCTGGCCCGAAGCCCGTCACGCGCACTGGCGGGCACTGTTGCAGGCACGCGCGATCGAGAACCAATGTTGGGTCGTCGGCTCCAACCGCTGCGGACGCGATCCGAAATTCACCTACCGGGGAGGTTCGATCGTCGTCGATCCCTTCGGCACGATCGTCGCCGAGGCCGACGCGGGCGAAACGGCCTTGGCGGCCGCTCTCGATGCGGAGGCCGTGCACGGCTTGCGTCGGAGTTTTCCGGTCCTCGAGGACCTGGAGCCTCACCGCACGCTCGCCTGA
- the rsgA_1 gene encoding ribosome small subunit-dependent GTPase A, whose product MGWNEFFAPAFAAFEERGFVPGRVALEHKHAYVLLTTEGEVVGEVSGRLLNTSQRASLPAVGDWVVFERRARGSRATIHGVLPRRTVFSRRAAGEREQEQVVAANVDTVFLVAGLDVDFNPRRTERYLALARGSGARPVVILNKADMCAEVEVCTAAIRNVAGNAAVHAISAVDGRGLEALHPYLGRGRTVALLGSSGVGKSTLANRFLGEDRQAVGTVKEDDGRGRHTTTHRELILLPDGTLLVDTPGMRELQLWSSARDGLRAVFPEIMELAASCRFRDCHHTQEPGCAVRAAVAGGELPPERWASFEKLRAELEALEAKVSGTVRRATRVRGRRIMRG is encoded by the coding sequence TTGGGCTGGAACGAGTTCTTCGCGCCCGCATTCGCCGCATTCGAGGAACGTGGCTTCGTACCCGGCAGGGTCGCGTTGGAGCACAAGCATGCCTACGTCCTGTTGACGACGGAAGGGGAGGTGGTGGGCGAGGTGTCGGGACGTCTGCTCAACACTTCACAACGGGCTTCACTTCCAGCGGTCGGGGACTGGGTGGTGTTCGAGCGACGGGCACGGGGCTCGCGGGCAACCATTCACGGCGTGTTGCCACGACGGACTGTGTTTTCCCGTCGAGCGGCGGGTGAACGAGAGCAAGAGCAAGTCGTGGCGGCGAATGTCGACACGGTCTTTCTCGTCGCCGGGTTGGATGTCGATTTCAACCCGCGACGGACGGAGCGATACTTGGCCTTGGCGCGCGGAAGCGGGGCACGGCCGGTGGTCATCCTGAACAAGGCGGACATGTGCGCAGAGGTCGAGGTATGTACCGCGGCGATACGGAATGTCGCCGGCAATGCGGCAGTGCATGCGATCAGCGCAGTGGACGGACGCGGGTTGGAGGCGTTGCATCCGTATCTCGGGCGAGGACGAACGGTGGCGTTGTTGGGCTCGTCCGGGGTGGGGAAGTCGACGTTGGCGAACCGGTTCTTGGGTGAGGACCGTCAGGCGGTGGGAACGGTGAAGGAAGACGACGGCCGGGGTCGTCACACCACGACTCACCGGGAGTTGATCTTGTTGCCCGACGGGACGTTGCTGGTCGATACACCGGGCATGCGCGAGCTGCAGCTCTGGTCGAGCGCTCGCGATGGGTTACGAGCGGTGTTTCCCGAGATTATGGAGTTGGCTGCGTCGTGTCGGTTTCGTGATTGTCACCATACGCAGGAGCCGGGCTGCGCTGTGCGTGCGGCCGTGGCGGGTGGCGAGTTGCCGCCCGAGCGTTGGGCGAGCTTCGAGAAGTTGAGGGCCGAGTTGGAGGCCCTCGAAGCCAAGGTGTCCGGCACGGTGCGCCGGGCGACGCGCGTGCGCGGGCGCAGGATCATGCGCGGTTGA